One genomic segment of Halalkalicoccus tibetensis includes these proteins:
- a CDS encoding 50S ribosomal protein L23: protein MTIQHPLITEKAMNDMDFENKLQFIVDLDATKPEIREAISEQYDVEVTKVNTQITMNGTKKATVRLSEDDDAQEVASRIGVF, encoded by the coding sequence ATGACGATCCAGCACCCCCTCATCACCGAGAAGGCGATGAACGACATGGACTTCGAGAACAAGCTCCAGTTCATCGTCGATCTCGACGCGACCAAACCGGAGATCCGCGAGGCGATCTCCGAGCAGTACGACGTGGAGGTAACCAAAGTGAACACACAGATAACCATGAACGGAACCAAGAAGGCGACCGTGCGTCTCTCGGAGGACGACGACGCACAGGAAGTCGCCTCCCGGATCGGGGTGTTCTGA